The sequence AAGGTAAATGGAAGGATTTTATAAGAGATCAAAACAGCAGTCTGTAGACATGTCCAGTGTCAGCCAATCAGCAGCCTGTGCAGGCAACATAAGCACAAATCTCACAGATATCCATGTGGGTTGTGACCAGTGCTGTCAACAAACAATCAGTCAAATTAATCAGTGAAAGTAATAGTCAGTCACCCTGTTTTTAGAGTGTTGCAGTACTCTTGAGTTCCTTGCACACTATCGTTATATGGACAGGTTTATAAGCAGATGATGATTAGCTATGGACTTTCATTAGTTTTATATCTTTCCCGATAAAAACAGGTAAACTTCCCAGAGCGGCCCAATAGATTTTCGATATGGTGTGTCTTACCCAGTCTGGTGAGGGAAGCCTTTGCGTCTTTGCTTTGGCACAAGGGTTTGAATTCTTCGGGGAAGCCAGGGCTGTTACACATGGTTGCTGTGTTGATAAGGCCGATACGGGATTTCTGTTTAACTGCTGGCTCCTGGTCCAGAAAATCCTTCAGTTTCTTTACCACTTCCAGGGGAAAAGAGAATCCGCCCTCCTAAATATTGTAAATGGATAAACCCAGTTTAGACACGATACAGATAAAATTCTTATCCCAAGATTTTATTATTAGCATTATTAATACATTATAGTGGCAAATCACAATAACATTACCTTGACTATAACATTTTCAGCTGGCTGATAGAAAGCCATTAAGACCAGAGCGAAAGGTATGAAAGTCTTCATGTTGGTGTGGTTGATCCTTCTCTGAGATGTGTCCCTGTTATGTGCTGTTGCTCTGCCCTCTTGCTTGCCTTTTATATGATTTACTCCACTAATAAGTGGCACGTTATTAGGACAGAGTAAAGGTTCCTCTGGTTAATCATTGTTAAGTATAATTTACAACATGTTGAAAAGCATGTACAGTGTTTCTATaaaaagaaaagagataaaaactaTTTGTGCACAGTGTACAACATGACTATTGTCTTAAGATTATTTGGTTGTACAGATAGTTAATCCATCTTCTGCCCTTATatctctctcactgtcctctACTCTACTGCAGACTGGGGAAGATTGTCATATTTAGATCAACACACCTTCAGAATTTCAGCATTTCAGTTCCCTATCTTTTTGTTTGAAAATATGAATTCAATTCTGTATATAAATTGTATATAAAAATATCAATATAGTTCATCTTCAGTATTGCTTAATTATACATCTTCATAATTAACTGtattaaagaaaacaaatgctAAAGTAATTTTAATCTTAATGATCAATTAACTCAATAATTCTTTATATTTCTGCAAAAAAGTTTCTTTTCACAAAAGCCTGTCATTATAAGTTTATGAAGTTCATCATCATAAATAATAATCATCACCATTTAATTATTAATGACAGGTTTCATTGGAACTTCCTGTCTTAACATCCAGAGATTGTGTTGTGTTACCTTGCCTCATTACTGCTAAAGGATGAGAATGTGAAGACACTGTTGTCTGTGAAGCACTCAGGGTAAAGCTGGTTATGTGATTAGAAGTATGTTTAAATTGTCTGGACAAGACCTTTTAAATCCTCAAATGTCAGGTGTCAGGCCATGGATATGTTTCAGCAGGTGTGTATACACTATAAAAGGTAAGAGGTTTTGACAAGATATATGATTGTCAATATACACAATGCAAACATAACACGAAGACCTAGTCAAAATTAGTTCCGATTTAAACTGTTTTAATGTGcgcactgagggccagatgtgcttttgcacccacttcaggcgtatttgtttcgcaacgtgcgtgtaaaatcattgcgaggtgatgtacaaacaggccgcaaagaTGTCAAAGCTCAGACGGTGACCGTGATTTGTTCAAGTAAGAGttgttcctggaccaacattctaatgacggtcctggaccaacaactctttaaccaatcacagccttgtgatgtcatcaatgtGAGCCTTCTGCTTCTCCCATTGCCATTTTGAAATTTCCCTCCAGAAACAACCAGTGGATCACCAACTTGTATCTCAATACAGGTAGGTccttgcatatttgtgtgtaaattagttgtaaaataaaataattctgAGTGGAATCTGAATATATGCAccttagattttttttattttcgtttTAGCTGACTTGGTTCCATGTTTGTCTAATGTTAGCTGCCAGGCTAGGGACcatacatttactgtaatacattagcttcctaataggtaattcagtggctatgcatcttttaaaGAACTTATTTCGATGGGATACAGTAGTTGAAgtagctttgaagctcatttagcaatcttgGTGCCGCTGTTATTATGgtactaggctaggctagggaaCATACATTTATGCTACCAAATTAGCTTGCTAATAGGTAGGTGCAGCATGCAACTATGTGAAGTGCCAAGCCGGTGTTATGTTAGTTCACTGGCTAAGGAGCACACTTTTGGACTACTAATGTAGcttggtaataggctaaagcagtaGCTTTTGTTTGTACATGGTCCTGGAGCGACGTTGCCATGTTGGTCttggacccacattgtcatgtttgtccaggaccgtcattacaTTGTtagtccaggacccacattatCATGTTTGTCCAAGACcatcattacaatgttggtccaggaccgtctacAATGTTGGTTCAGGACCCACATTTTCacgtttgtccaggaccgtcattacaatgttggtccaggacccacattgtcatgtttgtccaggaccgtctttacaatgttggtccaggaccaacattgtcatgtttttccaggaccgtcattacaatgttggtccaggaccgactTTACAATGTTGTCTTCACcaaatgttggtccaggaccgtctttacaatgttggtcaggGACCGTCTTTAGAATTTTGGTCCAGCACGGCTTTTACAATGTTAATCCTGGACCAACATCGCCATGTTGATCCTGGACCAACAACATGGTGATGTCACTCCTGGAAGAtgaacaacaaacaaaagtcACTGCTTTAGCCTATAACCAAGAAGAGACCCAATAGTTGATATAGCTTTGAAGCTGATTTAGCAAtcttgttgccatggtaattcatgctaatgttagctgctaggctagataaaatacaaaaaaatagctTGCTAATAGGCAATACATATCTGTCAGTTGTCGTtagacagatttttttcttgttacaTTTCTGAGAAACTTGCCATGTTTATACCTTTATACAATAAgctgcaaaatattttttatgcTTTCTTTATTCCAGGAAAATAACAAatggtcgcactccaaaaaTCTTTTCTTGCTTTTTAATTCATTTAAGCAAAGGGGTTAATTGACAAACGTTTTGGCCTGATGGCCTTCGTCAGTTTGTTTCATCCCTATGGCTACTTCCTAGTTTTAAATAGACAAGTTTATTCAATTAGTGACACCTGTCCTCATTAGCTCCGTATGAATTCAACAGGCGCTCCGACACATCAGGCCTCACCGGGCGTTCATGAGTCGGAGCGCTTGGTGTCTTCGAAGTGCAACACAATCATTTACATTTAAACAACACACCACCACATATCGTATAGTCAGACAATGATAAATACATAAGACAATAACATGTAAGTTACACTACAATCACAGAATTGACGACAGGTCAAAGTCTTTATTTATTCCCTCTGGTGACATAGAACGTAGGCGATACATCCAGAAAGACTCCCTCTGAAGGAGCTTTTTGTCTGTATCTCCTCCTCTGCGAGGTCTTTGTACGTGCTCTATACCAGTGCATTTCAGATCTTCTAAAGTGTGATTCTTTTCTATGAAGTGTCTTGCTACAGGTGAAGTTATATCATTCCTACTaatggctgatttatgttcatTCAGTCTTGTTCTTAATTGTTGCGATGTTTTCCCAACATATAATAACTGGCAAGGGCATTGCAAAAGATAAATTACGTTTTTCGTAGAACAATTTATTAATGAATCTATTTTGTACAATTCTCCCGTGTGAAAGCAGCTGAACGTATTGGTTTTTAGCATGTGTGGACAAGCAGCACAATTTCTGCAAGGGAAGCACCCCTTGATAAAGGAGGGCTTCCCTGTGCGAATGACGTCCGACCTTACCAATAGATTATATTTTCTATTCTATTTTTAATTATCTACAAGAGGCCAGACAACATCACAGACTATGAAAACAGACTGCCCACCTGCACCAACACCGCAATATTTCCAGATGGAAATTATCCATGTGGGCACTGTGCATAGGAcaatttcacacacaaatgtcacTCCTTCAATCACCCTATAACAGGAAAAGAACTATGGGTTAAAGGAAAAATCTCATGCAGCACTACTAATTAGGTATATTTGATGTCCCTGTGGGAAAGCATATGTAGGAAAAACATGCAGGATGTGAACACAGAAGCAACATCAGACACAATCATGATAAGAGTCCCCTGGCTGTTCATtttaggcagccgtggcctactggttagcgcttcggactggACCAAAATTCAGACAGTCCTGggcaaacatgacaatgtgggtactggaccaacattgtaaagacagtCCTGGacgaccaacattgtaatgacgatcctggacaaacatgacaatgtgggtccgggaccaacattctaaagatggtcctggaccaacattgtaaagacagtcctggacaaacatgacaatgtgggtcctggaccaacattgtaaagacggtgctggaccaacattgtaatgacgatcctggacaaacatgacaatgtggttTCGGAACCAACATTCTAAAgatggtcctggaccaacattgtaatgatggtcctggacaaacatgacaatgtgggtcctggaccaacatggtaaagacggtcctggaccaacattgtaatggcGGTCcaggacaaacatgacaatgtgggtcctggaccaacattgtagaCGGTCCTGGActaacatgacaatgtgggtcctggaccaacattgtaatgacggtcctggacaaacatgacaatgtgggtcctggatcaacattgtaatgatggtccttgacaaacatgacaatgtgggtcctggaccaacattgtagaGACAGTCCTGGACCatcatgacaatgtgggtcctggaccaacattgtaaagacggtcctggaccaacattctaaaggtggtcctggaccaacatggcAACGTTGCTTCAAGACCATGTATAAACAAAAGCgactgctttagcctattaccaagCTACATTAGTAGTCCAAAAGTGTGTTCCTTAGCCAGTGAACTAACATTACACCGGCTTGGCACTTCGTTGCATGCTGCGCCTACCTATTAGCAAGCTAATTTGGTAGCATAAATGTATGTCCCTTAGCCTAGCCTCTAACATTTGCAAGAATAACAGCGGCACCAAGATTGCTAAATAAGCTTCAAAGCTACTTCACTTACTGTATCCCttcgaaataagttatttaaaagatgcatagccactgaattacctattaggaagctaatgtattacagtaaatgtatgGTCCCTAGCCTGGCAGCTAACATTAAACAAACATAGAACCAAGTCAGCTAAaacgaaaataaaaacaatctaAGGTGCATATGTTCAGATTCCACTCAGAATTATTTTATTCTACAActattttacacacaaatatgcaaggACCTACCCGTATTGAGATACAAGTTATGGTGACCCACTGGTTGTTTCTGGAGGGAAATTTCAAAATGGCAATGGGAGAAGCAGAAGGCTCacattgatgacatcacaaggctgtgattggttaaagagttgttggtccaggaccgtctttagaatgttggtccaggaacaaCTCTTACTTGAACAAATCACGGTCACCAAGCTGggactgcctgtcgcgggaacTGAAAGGGGCACATtgcgtttttcgtgtcatgcatatgcattcatgggaggatccagaggaaagtgggagtttagcgtgaagagatgggaggggaagcgtaaatagcgcctaattatgtattccgcggtatgtacaaagactgctcctgaaagcgcacgtgtattctgcgcctaaatacatccgccttgtaaaagcagtgttaatccaaattgcagttcaatgggtcaataagagaacctttcaaagacaacagaatcgctatttagaacaccagttttgtaagtatttgtactaaaaagcaaccttaactttcgttggcctttcgaatgtcttactttcactttcacgtcattcacttaaactttcctacttgctagatttgaccaattttccatagcctatgtgcacaagtagtttgagtaaaactactgatcttcattatcttcctgcttgttgacatcttatcatgtatggtattatgtcatgatcgctaaacgtttgattctttttaatgttgtcatcagttaacttcattcatcTGCGCTTGTGTGTAGGCTCTcccgttcagttgtggacgttcgtaaattgcgtttatgggcggagaaagacagagataggCGCAGTCTGCAGTCTATACTATGGATTGaaggtttgataaatacgacggaaacttgcgTCACAATGACAGCGTTCACAATCTGCAGTTTGTaaatgacgctgataacgctacgttcgcaaatgtgcgtacatctggccctgagagcTTTATGATGAATTTCCGAGGCaaaggaaaaatatattctccTTTTGAAGAGAGCGGTCTAGTGATAACGAAAACAGATCTACTTGACCTTTGCCCTTCAGGGCCAACATCAGACCGTTTTTCTAAACAAAGCCAACACATTAATCACTCTGGAAGGGCCTCctgatatacacaaaaacaatgaaacttcctggatggttgtgtgtgtgtgtgagagagagagagagagagagagattgtgtgtgtgtgtgtgtgtttattttaacCTGAAAGGTGCACAAGGAGGATGTGTCTTTGTATCATGATAATATGCAGCATATTCATATCAAACTCAAACCTGAGAAAGGGGCAACTATACACATAAAGTATATTCTTCTTTATTATATACACACGTtataatacatttatttacataatCACTCTCAATCTTACCCATTTATTGTGTTTCAATGGCAAGTTTCtcttacttgtatgtgtgtgtgtgtgtgtgtcactgcagtGGCCAGGTGGCCAGTAAAACAATCAAACTTCCTGaatggttgggtgtgtgtgtgtgtgacagaaattGTGGTCACCCTGTTCACTTAACATTTTGTATAACTATATTGATGTATAGTTCAGAGAACGTGTGTTTGTCTTTATCCTTTTTTATATGCTGATAATAATAGGTTTCTGACTGATtgctataaaatatatatttcctcCAAACAGGGTTCCATAACTCAAGGTTCTTATTGACATGTCCTCCAATGAAAGGCACTTTCTCTGACTTAAGAAATCTTTCATACAAGAGTGATAATTGAATAAGGCCATGTACTGCAAAATACCAGTGTTTGCATGACACAAAAAATGGGCATTGAAATTCTACCTTCAGTAATAATCAAAAAAAGACCAAAAAGGCAGGTAATGAGATCTAGAAAAAAATATGGGGTAGCAATGCCAATTTCTGTTCATATATTTCTTTAGGTTCAATTAACATTGACAGCAATATCTTAAGCAAAATGATGCATATTGGTGCAAACCCATTCACAAAGAATGCCTTTTCATTAGTTTCCAGTTCCAACCATAGTAAGATAAATGAAGTTGCATAGAAAAATGTTCCTcagttgttcaatatttgagGCATTTATCGAAAGGTTCTTCTTCCCCTGTGTTAAGTGCTTTGCAAACATTTCTCAGAGACATGAAAGGTTTACGAGGACTGCTGATAACAATCGACCTGCCAATAATTTGACACATTTATCATGGAGAGGTCCCTCTTTCCCACTGTCAAGTTCTGCCCTGTGCAAACGTTATTTCGAGAAAAATGGTTTACGAGGAATCCTGACAACCCTGTAGGTGTTGAGTCCAGGGGCATCAAAGCCAGGCGAGAGACCCTTtctgttaaaataataaaaattgaAAAGTTGCCTGTCTTGGTTCTCCAGGGAGACTGAGGCCGAATTGACTCTCAGAACACAGGGGTACTCCTTCTCAAACACAACCCTAAACACCCTGTCCTCCAGGTAACTGAGCCTGATAGTCCTGTACTTCGCTGGGACCATGGTGTCCAGCTGTGGGCCAAACTGCTGCATGATCAGAACACCATCCTCCCCGGCCCTTATCTCGTAGAACGTCATATTGCCATAAGTGAAGAAGCCCTCGTACGGGCTCGCTTCGGGGGGAGGGATGAGGACGCGGGGGGCCTCCCGGAAGGCACTCTCCAGGGCGGGGATGAGGAAGCTGTAGGTTTTGGCAACAAAGTCCTCGTCCTTCGGCTTGGCGCCTGCCATCAGGATGACCAGGCCCAGCTTGAGGCGCGGCACCAGGGAAAAGGAGGCCGAGTAGCCGTCCAGCTCGCCGGCCTTCTGCACCACCTCGTAGCCCAGCAGCTCGTTCACCTCCCACGGCGTGCCCGTCTGGTTGGCAAAGTAGCCCTTGTCGCAGCGGAACATGGGCGTCAGCATGGTCTTGAGTGTGTCGGCCGACAGCAGCGGCCGCGTGTACGAGCCCAGTAGCGCCATGCCCAGCTTGGCCATGTCTGCCGCCGTGGAGTACATCTGGCCCGAAGGACGGTACCAGCCCAGGTCATAAAGTGGTGCTGTCTGACCGCTCGCGTAGACCCCCACGGCCATTTGGCTCTGCACCTCTGGCGTGATGTCGAAGCCCGTGTCCTCCATGCCCAACAGGTTCAGGATATTCTCTGTGGCCCAGTGCTGGTACTTGGTGCCCGCTACCTTCTCTGCCAAGACATGCGCCAGCAGAGAGAAGGCCAGGTTGCTGTAATGGCATCTGCAGAGGTGGCAGAACAGGGCATTGGCATCAAATGTGCTAATGTGTAAATTATTGCCATGAGAGACTTATCTGTGTGATGACAGTCCATGCCAGCTTGCAAAATTGTGAATGCAAATCTGTACTAAAAGCTATTAAATATTCCCAGTTTCTTTACTTTTACATTTCAACATACCCTAGGACGTCGCAATGGAGTTGGTGAAGGACACCCTGTAAAATGGttcctcttactctctctctctcactctcactctcactcatttGTCTGCTCTTCATTGTCCTGTCCATTACAGGCTAAAAATCCAAAGAACTAGAACATAAAATGGTTCCTCTCACTTGGTTCCTGGGTCTGCCACGAGGACGTCATCTTGAAGTAACCCGATGGCAGCCTGAGTGCTTCCTCGCCAGAGTAGGGTGGTTGACCTGAGACGCCTGGGTAATCCTGTGGGTTATGGGACACATTGAGTTATACAAAAACTTTCTCTTTCAGCCTTATTTTTTTGGCCACAACCTTTCGAATAAGGTAATGTTGGTACAGTGTTATACAACTAGTTTTTCTTTGAATAAAAATCAGTTTTAATAACATTATATTCACAGGAAACGTCCTGAAAACGTGATATCTTCAAATTATCATTTTatcaaattccttgtttttaATTTGATCAAAACCCATCCTCAAAAATTTGATTCCATCAGACATGAGTATCATCATACTTTTCCAACACAGGATATTCTGTATGTACGGTATATCCCAAGTTGCCTTTGGGGCAACCCTAGGCTCTCTAAAAGGCTATAGGATTTCCCTGTGGGTTATTTAAGGACAGACTACATCCGAAATAAGCTGACTGAGGTCTGGTAAGGCTGTTTTCAGTTCTAATCTTCTGGCAAGACCCCAGGCCCTGTAAGGTGTGTTCAGGTAATGGAGCTAAGGTATCACAGGTATTTTTGACATCAACACTGAGCCATATTACTGACGgcaaaaacatattttaatgATACTACCATAACAGGTTGAAGCAATAGGTTCCATATGTGCTAATATTGGatgaaatactgtatatgttacTTAAATCAATGCAATATCCACAAAGAACAGTATTCATGATCATGAAGGGTTATCCAATATTCATAATAATGATGTACACAATGTACAATGAATACATACAAACAATGTATACATATGGCTGCACTCAAAAGTGTTACACTGTTATGCAGCATATAGCTATTCCTGCTTGAAGTGAATGCATGATAAAGCCTCTTCCTCTTAATGATAGCACTGATGATCTCTGTGCCTTATGTCAAATGAAGTTTACTCAGCAGTGGTCTTCATGAAGCCCTTTGAGAGTCCAGCCAAGCTTTCATAACAATAGTGTAGTCGTCTATTGAGAAATAGTTATGTAGACATATGTCCGTCGTTACGATGCATTGTGAATACATTTATCAAACATTTATGAATATGTTTATACGTTTCTATGAATACTGACTTTAAGTAAAGTGTTAACTAAAATGACAATAGTAAAAACTCTACAGGGCTTTAGGACTTTTTGTGTGCTGCAAGCTCTTCCTTACCAGAAAGCTGGCTGGCCATCCTCCGCAGGGTCACTGAGGAGGTGCTGGCCTTCCCCTCCAGGTTGTTAGTGGATCCATCTGCTTTGGACTTGGGGTCGGAGTCTCCGGTCTTTCCCAGTGGATTCTTTATGGTAAAATTATCCACATACTTCTCAAGCGGGTCGTCAAGAGAGGCCACCTTGCCATCTTCCCATAACTTGTACAGCATTATTGTAGGGAATATCTTCGACAGGCTTGCAATTCTGTAAACCAAGGAAGGCGGACAACTTCTTTAACGGCAAATAATGAGCTTTGTCTAATTAGACATATACATAAgcatatccatatccatatccctatatgtgcatatgcacatacacaaacacgtacacatacacataaatacatacacaaacacacatacatatacacatacacgtacacaaacacgtacacatacacatacatacacgtacacaaacacataaacacgtacacatacacaaacacacacacacatacacatacagtacacatacacaagcacaaacacatacacatacataaaacatATACAGCTTCATTTAAACTGCTCTTACCTGTACATTGTGTACTCATTTGGTGGTGGGGAGAATGGATCACTTGCATTTTTTCTCCCAAAGTGCCCATTCCACAACACCGAGTCATTGAAGATGACTATGGCAGAAATGGCTGGCAGGCGGGTGGCATTAATATTTTGTCTCAGGAGTCCATCCACCTGTTTTGGTAAGTTAGAACCTCACATTATGAAATTGTGAAGATACAATCTGAATTTCATCAACGCTGTCAGCTATGTGTATTACTGCTGAAATTCAGTCATAAATTTTAGATGGCATAGAGAAGTGTTCAAAGCATCCTTTTTAATTACGACAAATATCTACAACTTAAATTGTGACAATATCATCAGGGTCTCTGCAGTGCTGCAGCTTCCCACCTTCTCTAGGGCTTCTTTGAGGATGGGGATGGGGTGCTGCAGGGGAACAGGCTCGGGGAAGCGAGGACACATCTCTTCCTCTGGGGCATCGCTCACCATGATCTCCTCTTCTGGGAAGGAGAAACCACAAGCGCAGCCAGAGGTAAGAACTTTATGTTAAACTGTAATAACTCTTCCACTGGAATCCCATTTATTATCAACAGGTAGCTCTAGTAGGTGAAGTATTGTAGCACTTTCATCACACATTGAAGTTATTTCCTACAAGCTGAAAGAGTTGTGTGTGTAGCATCGAGTTTGCTTTGTATTTGGTGTGATTAGAAGACATCAAACAGCTTTTTGTCCCCGGAGATCATATAGCCTAGGCTGGATTTGATTTTTAATACCACATAGTATTACTATAGATATCATCTTAATGTAATCGCAATGTAATCATCATAATTGCTTCCCCTGGTAATGTCCCGGCGGCATATACTGTAAGCGGCCATCACATATCAATCAAGGAAGTAACTGGTGAGCTCCTTTTCTGTCGGAAACGATGATCAGTGCTTTTGATCTGATCATACTTTCCACCGTGGTGTCTCTTACAGTAAGTTCTAGTCGGGCTCTCCCACCCCCTGCTGATAATCAGGCTTTGCTCTGCGCTGTAAGCTGTGAGCCACTATGTCTAGCTTTGTGTAATCCCCAGCCATCCCCCGCAAATGATCAATTAAGCATAAGGAGATCAAAATACTAAATGTACAAAAGTGGAACCTGTGCCCAAAAGGAACTCTAAACTTACTTtaaatgtacatatttacaAATGTATATAATCTGTACCTTCACTAAGCATTGCTTGTGGCTTGTAGAGATTTGTGAGagcagtgctgtgtgttgtgagttATTTTAAGCCATCCTAGTGTTCACAGTTCATGACTCTTACCCGTGCTGAGCTTGGGCTGTCTGTACTGCCAGATGAAGCAGGCTGTCATGACGACAGAGAGCAGCAGGAAGAAGACCAGACCCAGCTTGGTCCATTTCACTTTCATCTTCTCAGTTTGGCACTCCCAACCGGCTACAGGTGGCTTTCGGGAGAACACAGAACAAACAGGAAATCATTTTCATCATAGAGGATGGTGTAGGCTATATTACACATATTACTTGAGTGTGTGGTTGGATATTCTCAAACACAGACATCTTGTAATGCTTATTCTGGCCTTTTTCTCTCTATAGGTTAATGCAAAATATCAGTAATTGTGAACCCTTATCCATTACATTAACCCTcatgttatccttggggtcaatttgaccccaagcaacgtttaacatcataaaatatatggttcactttttttttttgcttcatgtttcatgacttttcctcaattgaagggtacaacagagttagcatgaaatttgtacaataatttgttttcaatgtcctgtacaaatattttgtacattgatgttccttggggtcagtttgaccccagctgtatgaaacataggatacatgaatatttgacacattatggatattattattttaatagtatgagaacatattgttattatcattattacatacacaagtacatattacatataagtcattttggcaggactgtataagtcaaaaggggaagcaacagcaagcctttgggctgctgacactggatgggcaatattgccagcctgggttccaaggttcataaaggggtgtgggggggtgggattgttttgtagggcttttgatggtggttattacactcttgttaagtacctgtcacaaaaaaactgggtaacaatatgaattataatcattttctgagggtttatttagctggggtcaaattgacgccaaggataaagagtgtcggtaagatttgaggataacacaagggttaTAAACACACTGAGATACAACTTAAAAACAATGAAGATCACTGGCAAGAACATTtgcaaactaaaaaaaaaacatcactgcaACAAAAACTATGTTTGGCATCACAGAGAACAATATACCACAAAATGAAAGTGCCATTTACTAAAACTAAATTTACTGAGCTAACTTACCATTAAGTACTAAAAGAGGCTGATCAGATAGCCCCACTGTTCCACGCACATCATAGTGTCCTCCTCTTGTCTTACTTCAGCAAAGTGtatatctcctctcctccttatcTTACAcctattttattttcatttgaaaataaataaaataatgaaactGAAGAAATGCTGCCTGTCAAAAGAGCATTACAAGAGCTTGTGGAGGTTGAAAGTTGTGAAGGAAGAGTCTCCAGCC comes from Alosa sapidissima isolate fAloSap1 chromosome 7, fAloSap1.pri, whole genome shotgun sequence and encodes:
- the lactbl1a gene encoding putative beta-lactamase-like 1; translated protein: MPPVAGWECQTEKMKVKWTKLGLVFFLLLSVVMTACFIWQYRQPKLSTEEEIMVSDAPEEEMCPRFPEPVPLQHPIPILKEALEKVDGLLRQNINATRLPAISAIVIFNDSVLWNGHFGRKNASDPFSPPPNEYTMYRIASLSKIFPTIMLYKLWEDGKVASLDDPLEKYVDNFTIKNPLGKTGDSDPKSKADGSTNNLEGKASTSSVTLRRMASQLSGLPRRLRSTTLLWRGSTQAAIGLLQDDVLVADPGTKCHYSNLAFSLLAHVLAEKVAGTKYQHWATENILNLLGMEDTGFDITPEVQSQMAVGVYASGQTAPLYDLGWYRPSGQMYSTAADMAKLGMALLGSYTRPLLSADTLKTMLTPMFRCDKGYFANQTGTPWEVNELLGYEVVQKAGELDGYSASFSLVPRLKLGLVILMAGAKPKDEDFVAKTYSFLIPALESAFREAPRVLIPPPEASPYEGFFTYGNMTFYEIRAGEDGVLIMQQFGPQLDTMVPAKYRTIRLSYLEDRVFRVVFEKEYPCVLRVNSASVSLENQDRQLFNFYYFNRKGLSPGFDAPGLNTYRVVRIPRKPFFSK
- the LOC121712757 gene encoding guanylin-like isoform X1, whose translation is MKTFIPFALVLMAFYQPAENVIVKEGGFSFPLEVVKKLKDFLDQEPAVKQKSRIGLINTATMCNSPGFPEEFKPLCQSKDAKASLTRLALVTTHMDICEICAYVACTGC
- the LOC121712757 gene encoding guanylin-like isoform X2, with product MKTFIPFALVLMAFYQPAENVIVKEGGFSFPLEVVKKLKDFLDQEPAVKQKSRIGLINTATMCNSPGFPEEFKPLCQSKDAKASLTRLGC